The stretch of DNA gcccgacgtggtcacaagcTTTATATCATAATCCGCgcggcgtggtcacaagctcaatatcacgaATTCGTCCGGCGTGATCACAAACTCAATATCACTGATTCGTCCGgtgtggtcacaagcataacaacacaatccgcccgacgtgATCACATGcatgacaacacaatccgcctggtgtggtcacatgcataacaacataatccgtCAGGTGtgatcacatgcataacaacataatccgcCGAGCGTGgtatcaggcatccagtccaaatcatatcatacagaagcaaatatacaagaacacatgtatatgatcaatgaatatcagatttcatgctcttggactggtataagtgacatactaaagtgtatgcatgtgcaaagtgtactatcatagctcaaatcgcaATTTCATCACGAAAATAGCAAATATCAAGTTCAATCGGGAGATTAGACTCTATATAACCTCAAACATAGATCAAATAGCTCACAATAGAGTTACAACTATGAGAAACATCACAACTtaaagcttaacaatcaattcaaggcatgttatagtctaagcactaccccgagcatggataaatatgTCGgcgctcgcacatgggctcaaactcCACACATATGCGcccccatagcacgtagctatcacaaataactcaggtaactagtacctcaaccaagtttaggtaagatacttagctcaagcaagccaaattactcctctaacaagcccttcccgcatgaatcaacctccggacgactcgaatctagtcaaattaaCTTATATAATCAATAAAGgccataggaattgattccaaatgataaagctaagatctttaaccaaaatcaaaaagtcaaccgcgggctcgcatctcggaacccggtCAAACTCAAAAATTCTAGACACTCATTTAATTATGAGtcaaaccataccaatttcatccaattccaaccacaaatcgacctccaaatcatcaaatctcactctccaataacatagccttaaatccccaaatttcaccttaaaccCACATAATCTAGgtataataatcaatgggtaatcaatatctatcatCAAAAGTGAGTAAAGATCACTTACCACTTCAAGTGTGATGATAAGCTTTCCAAAAATCACCCTAGACCGAGctccacaactcaaaatatgttaaaatgacaAAAACCCTCAAAAAATAAAGTACTTTCTGCCCAGGCATACCATTCGCGATTCCGGGACCaacttcgcgattgcgaagctcAATCAACACTGCCCCAGAAAATGGCCTACGTGAACGCGACATGAAGCTCGCGAATGTGATGCACAACCAACAGGATACTTCGCTAACGCTagcaaccttacgcgatcgcgatgactTACAGCCTGAAGTCCCCAGCTGAACTCCCCTTCTACGCAAACACGACTACATACTCGCGATCGCGATGACCTATGCCTCTCAAAGCTTCGTGAATGCAAGCTCACTTCCACGAATGGGATTAACAATCACCTCTATCAACATAATGCCTTCTGCGACCGCGATaacttcttcgcgatcgtgaagaaggaaaccagaacctctGCATCAGCAGTCTCAAACATgataaaaatgatctgaaacccatctgaaacacactcgaggccttcgagaccccgtccaatcataccaaccaatcccaaacacaatacgaacctacccgaggcctcaaataatacaaaacaatatcaaaaccacgaatcgcaccccgattcaaccctaatgaactaatgaacttccaacttccaacTTCCTAAACTCATGCctaatcacatcaaaccaacccggaatgacttcaaattttgtacacaagtctcaAATAACACAACGGTACTATACCAACTTTTGAAActaaaatccaaacccgatatcaacaaagtcaactctcagtcaaacttctctcaaccttccaaacctccaactttccaactttcgccaaaaaacttcaaatcaacctacggacctccaactcTAAATCCGGATATACGCTAAGTCCATAgccaccatacgaagctattgtaaccatcaaaactccattcccgGAGTcttctacataaaagtcaaaatgccggtcaactcttttaacttaagcttccaactttgggactaagtgtctcaattcactctgaaactttCCCGAACCCAACCCAACCACCCCGAAAAGTCACGAAACCTCAAATACACATAAATAAAGAATCAAATAGAGGAAACATAgctaaatactcaaaatgaccggccgagtcgttacaaaatAAATAGTCAAGGCATCTAATAAGATATAAAAAGTACATAGTTTgaactttattattttggctataaATTTTTATTTAGCTATAAATTATGGAGCTCTAAAAATGTATTTTTTTATACagattttacttgaaaaaataaaaatacacaattaaaataaatagccATTGCatcaaaataagaaataaaaagagCGTACAATTGCAAGTtcattattttggctatattttttttatttggtaaAAAATAATGGAACTGTAGCCAAATTGTTTTTACTGATTTGACtctaaaataaaaatacacaattaaaataaatagacaTTATATCTAAAGAACAGGAAATACACAAGTAGTACTCCATTATTTTTGCTAAAAGATTTGTATTTGGCTAAAATGATGGAGTTCCAACCAAAATTTTTACAAATTCGATCCGAAAAAGAAGAAATATGCAGTTGGAAAGAATAGACATTATATCTatagaagaaataaaaaaaaaatagttggaGTAAAGTCCACGTTGTATGTTAAGATGAAGCAAGAAGATATACATAGTTGTAACAAATAAatcattatatataattatatgataattaaaaggtaaaaaataacCTACTTGGAAGCTGATTTTTCGATTTTTCTTCACTTCTACGCGCTTAAAAGAGAGTACAACCATACTCTTTACCACATCAACGTCCAGGGGATAATTGCTCTCAAAAAATCCAAGTTCGGGAGGGGGGGGGATAGTTAAGACCACGAATATGGGCGTAACTAATAATTTGTGCCAAGTTTAGGTTTTTTTTTGGTATTCCAACAAGCCCAATCTATCCCAAACAATACTCAACAAGGTCAAATAaagttataaaaattaattccaaacaataaagttttaATCTTTATTGAAATCTCAAAAATCAGTAAAAGTCAACCTGGATCACTTGGTCTAAACCTAGAATTATGATTAAATCTCGGTGAACAGTAACCTttcgagtccaaatatgtaattagtttctaAATTTGAGTCCAAATCGACGTTGTATCTCAAAATACCCTTTCTGAAGTTTCAAGTCAAAAACTCATTTTTTACTTTATAAATTCTTGACTTAGGTGTATGTAATAATCCATAGGTAATCATGATATAACCCCTCTTcgaaatcgccttctcccgatcttcaaaactaaaaaatggtaaaaataagGTTAAAATCCCGAAATTGGACGTTTTATACCCCTAGAAATAGTTCTTATTTGTGATTGCGGTCACCACCCTCGCGGTTCACAAAGTGTCCAACACTATTTTATTCTTCATTATAGCAGCCAAGAAGCTCCACGATTGCGATGCACCAATGCGTACCTCTATACTACTATCCTTTAGTATAATGATGGCCATAACTTTTGTATAAATGTCCGAATAACAAactatttaaatttttaaatattaggcTCAAAGGACTACACCTTTTATTTTTTGATCATCCCCAAATTcgttatagattgcgagatataagtttcAAAAGTCAATCCACTATCATCAAATATTTATTCTACGTGATCGTCGAGAACCTTCCGCTAACAAAATCCAAATTCTACTTTACTCTTTATAATCAGTATCCTAACCATCGTGATTGCGATTTACACTCCTGCTGTCAAAAATGAGCAGCTGTTAAGTGGCTAGATTTGATCAAAAACTATCCCAAAATTCACCCGAGGTTCTCGGGACCCCTCCAATGATCCTAACTAATCTGTATATTTATACGAACTTGTCCAAACTCAAAACACATATGACAATATCAGAACCGAGAATCAAGCATCAAATCAAAATCATTAACTTTCTTAAGTCCTCCAACTTCTAACTTTCACAAGATACGTCTGAATCAAACTCGAACCATTCGCGAGTTTCCCAAAATATTCCGACAAGTTCAAATACCCTATATGAACTTCTTCGAAGGCTCGAAACATGCGGCAAAACATAATaatataaaagtcaaaccttagtcaaacttatgaactcttaagttcttcaaattgccaactatTAACCAATAATGTTGAATTCTTCTCGGGCCATCTGAGACCCCATCAAACATACGTCCCAAtccaaaattattatacgaacctattggaaccttctaATCAGAAAGCGAAGCTTGTTTACCTAATATGTTGAGTTTGGTCAACTCTCTTAACTTTAAGGCTTCTAGCtatgaactaagtgttccaaatcactgCGGACTTTTTGGAACTCGAACCAACCATAAATATAAGTCATAAAGCATCATATGAATCTACTCAAGGTCTTAAATCATAGAACAtaatgctagaactcaaaataattGGTTGAGTCATTACATGTTAGTCCGGTTAGGGGTTAGTAGGTCGTGGTCGGTTAAGGAGTCCATTGTAATAGGTTATATGGGCCGATTCATGGGTTAACCCGGCCCATTTGGCAGGTCTAACTTATActacatttttatatattttgttacAGGTTCTGAGCGTGGTACTAGTGGGACCCAAGAGACTATCTAGGAGTACTTTCTTGGAGgctcaaggtagagctacttgatCGATCCGCAGTGCCCTTGGAGTCACCTTCGTCTATCTTTCTATTATAGTTTATCTTTTATTCAGAcaatatatgtattatgtttcagatagttgtatttgaTTCAGTAGCTCATGGCATCATGACACCAATTCCTAGGGATATTTTGGTTATTTTTGTACTTGTGTTATTAGCTTTAGATTAATTGTTATATTATCATCTTTGTTTAGACTCTGTTGTTGCTTCACGATATTTGAAATTGTCGTTTATGATTGGTTCATCTAGCGGGTTGAATTAGATCCATCATGACCTTGGTGGAATTTTTGATCATTATAACATTACAATGTATTTATACATCGGgatttgaataataaataaatataattataaatagTACCGAGTTaacttaattaaattaattatcttTGCAAACTAATGATATTTAATTATTTAGAATTTATGTATAGATCAATGTAATATAGCATTGATGTTCATCCTTCAAGACAAATTTACATGTTTAGTTCAACTTCTATTAGCTAGTAGCACTGGTTAAGACTTGGGAACAAAAATCAAAAGATGTGGTACAACGGATGTGGCTGTTCTTCCCTTGTCTAGGGTTCGAGCCCTGAGTATAGAAAAATTCTTGGTAGAAAACGCTTTCCATCAAATGAAGGCCTATGCGGCGCGAATACGAATATAATCGAGTTCCAATGCGGGAACCGGACACTAGGCGGaaaaccaaataaaaaaaaaaaaagacttggGAACGAAAGGTTCAAAACTAAAAACAAAAATCGGAAATGTcgagcaaagaaaaagaaagggaaGAAGTAGTACAGTATATCCAATACGGGGAGTACTTATATTCCTGCTGACGACTACCAGAAAAGACCCTCGCTTAACAATTCAATCAATGTCGAACGAAGTCCCAGAGAAACAACCGTGCGACACGGCGGAGCATGACCCGACCAGTGTCGCCGTCGATGGCGTTGCGGACAACAGCGACACATCAAATTCTGCCTTAGCGAAGGGGCTTTCTACTATAATTTCTTCTATAATCCGGGAATTTGATGACAGCGCTGCCGCCACTTCTCGTAGTCAAGATCAGCTCTCATCCACTCTCGATCGTCTCACTGGAGGTACCATTCTTCACCTTCTTATAAATATAACCGCTGGACTTAATTTTGACATTTATTCTTTGTGGTGTATTAGTGTGCCTTTTTTGTGTGATAAGAACTGGAATTGGGGATCCATTTACTGTTTATTAGGCTGAGCGAACTCCTTCTCGTTCGCACTTGTTATTGAATATAAAGTAGGAAGCTTTGCAGTCAAAAACTGCactcttattatgttatggtaCATCTTTGAAAGACTCCAAATTATTTTCACTAAGGTGGGTGTCCGAACTAGGTGGCTTAGTGATCGTGGCATAAAGAGTGACAAATCCAGCTGCAACATGACATGCAGGCTCACCCAAAAACCTCTGCTGGTGCGAAGTAGCATGTTGTTAAAAGGATTAGTCAAGATGAACACAAGCTACCCAAACAACACCCCCTcatgtataaaataaaaattaaaagaaatgaaTCACTTTTTATTGCTAATGGAAGGTAGCAGGTATCCCATGAAATTAGTCGAGGTGCAAGCTGACCCTAACATCATGGTCATCAGGAAAAAAAAGTGAATCACTTTGGCGGGGGAGaggaagagggggggggggggggcagcaTGGAGGACATTAGTTGTATGTGTAATTTCTTCCGCACCTTCTAGTCCCATTGGAGCTTAGCATTTTTTCCATGAGAATAAAAACATGCACTTCTTTATTGTGACATGTAGATCCAAATTGCTTTCATCAGTTAAGTGAACTATTTCGCTATTGCGTTATGATATTGTTAGTTCTCATTAAACCTTAAAGCTTCAAAAAAATTAATAAAGAGCAATAGGAAAAGACACATAAAAAAAAGCAATAGGAAAACACACATTGTTTTCGTAGATTCAGATTTCCAGAAATTTCATCAGATAGTTGCTTAGGAAAAAGGTTCCTCTTTATTCCATACATTGTGAACAATCAATAACTTAGTGGACTATATTTCCGTGTGTGCCCCAAAAAAAGAGTTTGAGAAAGCTTGAAATTTCTTTTAGCTCTTTCCGTGTTCGTAGAAATGAGAGATGATCGGGAACAACCTTCGGGTTTTACCTGTTAACGCACACATCCGGTTAAGGCTACCCACTTCGGTGGATCTTACCCCAATTTttatatacatgaaaattttgtCAAATTCTCTTTCGTCTATCTCCTCATCATTTACTATGTACAATGAGACGTTCGTGTTCTCTAGGAAAAGAAGACATGTTGTTTTTCTCCTTTGCACCTGATTATTGGTAGCCGCATGCAATTGCAATTTGCAATAATAGAAAACTGTATTTCTTCAAGTTTTCCTTCCACATGTCAATTGCCAGTGATATGATGATAGACTCTTCTTTCCGTTTGCACATCAACTGCATTGATAATGTTTAGGTCTTGGATGATTCTACTATTTCATGGATTGTTACTTATCATTCCAGAAGAAGAAAATAGCATCAACTTTTGTTCGAGTAGATATCTGAGACAGTTTCTTGGAAAACCTTTCTCTGTGTGCTGGGCTAGTCTTGTTTGTTTGAATGTGCTAGGTCATCTTCTATATGAGGATAACTGCACTGCAATTCCACTTGCAACAAAATCTGAGGTGACAAGGTTTAGAGGGTGGTACAGAGTTTAATGTTCCTAGCTTTTTGTTATGATAACTAAAAGGCTGTAGCATAAGATAAATGCTACAAGGATTTACTGTCGGCTGCTTTTGACCATTTGACCACTCTCCCTTGCTGGGCTGAGTGCTGAAACCGGCTCAATGGGTTCTAATTCTAAGAAGGGTAATCTAAGTCAATCAAAAAGTTTATTATTCTCCCAAATGGGGCTTTCCTTCACCCACCTCCATAGGGATAGTCCATAACTACTTCTCTTACTACAGGATGTTTACTTAACCAACGCTTAGATCCAGTTGCAAGGACATGATCGCTTGACACAGTTGATATATTTCCTGTGACAGTTCTTCTTGCACTTTCAGCCACCTCGTCATTGTAACTTAGGAGTTTTACTTGAGAGGACTTATGTCTATCTGATAGTTCATTTCCAGTGTTACTATTTCTTGGACAGATCCAGTGCTGTTAACCAGTTTTTGCTGATGAAAGGTGTGACACCAAAGGaaatattaaaatgaatataGATCTAGTGAAGATATTAAAATGAATATCAATCCTAAATGATCTCCTTTTTGAACTGTTAGATACGAACTCTCTAGAGGAGGTTGATGTCGCTAAGAGCCATACAATAGAGAAGTTCTGAGAAAAGTAAAGGGAAACAGTAATCAGACAGAATAGAAGTTCAGCCCCATACCCTGGAAATTTCATCAATACTAATTTAATGGAACATGGATTCACTAACTATCACAAGCTTATAGAAGTAGGAAAGCATCGTACAATATAATATTTGAAACATAAAAGGGCTATTAAGAATAGGGATTCAGGTTGGTAAATGTGGCGTTTTAATCGAAGATTCTGTTTCTTTCAATTGCTTTTCTTGTTATTTCATGGTCCTGCTTGTACCTTCTGTTAATGTATGTAGTAACCAATCATCTATATCTGCAGAGCTTGACAAACTGCTGGAAGATGCCCCATTGCCTTTTATTATGCAGCATGCTGCTAGAATTTCTGGTGTTAGGAAAAGAATTACATCATTGAATTCACTTTTGAAGTCTATACAAAGGCGTCTTGATAATATCGATCACACATTATCTGCTGGCTTGATACATGGTACAATTATTTTTCATGATACATATTGTGTCAAGCTTTTTCATGACAACTCAAATAGGATGTACGCAGGTTTTATTCTTTATCTTGATTGATACTTTGCCTTCCTATATGAATGCTTTACTTGTGTAATTTTTCAAAAATAGTTCTATGTACACGATTTATCTTTGTAAACTGGTAAAGTACATGAACTTTTTATTATATCCAAGTCGTTGTATATGAAAGTTCTGTGAAACAGTAATTCTAGAACTCTGTGAAACAGTAATTCGTCGTGGAAATTTAATTTTCCATGGGAGAGTTAATTTTTCTCATACAC from Nicotiana tomentosiformis chromosome 11, ASM39032v3, whole genome shotgun sequence encodes:
- the LOC104119393 gene encoding uncharacterized protein isoform X2, with protein sequence MSNEVPEKQPCDTAEHDPTSVAVDGVADNSDTSNSALAKGLSTIISSIIREFDDSAAATSRSQDQLSSTLDRLTGELDKLLEDAPLPFIMQHAARISGVRKRITSLNSLLKSIQRRLDNIDHTLSAGLIHEKSTGDGGRDHENHNSLH
- the LOC104119393 gene encoding uncharacterized protein isoform X1 — its product is MSNEVPEKQPCDTAEHDPTSVAVDGVADNSDTSNSALAKGLSTIISSIIREFDDSAAATSRSQDQLSSTLDRLTGELDKLLEDAPLPFIMQHAARISGVRKRITSLNSLLKSIQRRLDNIDHTLSAGLIHGNASSSLSLSLVCLWQLGKYIVVD